The region GCTCTTAAAGCCAAAGGTAATACTCAGGGTTTGAAGCCCAGTGAGTTGAAACGCATCAACCGTCTCGCGGACCGCCGTTACAACGACCCCAACGGGTTCACCAACGAGCAGGCCCGTGAGCTTTCTTTTCTCAGCCACGAAATCGGACGCCAGATCGGTCTGCTCGTTAACAGACAGGGCAAACCGGAAATGATTCTGGTGGGTGATCCCGGTTCCATCTACATTCCCGAACTGCCGCGTGCCCGCCAGTCCGAAGGACGTCTGCGCGGTTTGCGGCTTCTGCATACCCATATTTCCGGTGAAAACCTGTCCGAGGAAGATCTCATGGATATGGTTTTCCTGCGTCTGGACAGCGTAACCGTTGTTGCTTCCGATCCGTATGGCGAGCCTGATTTTGTGCAGTACGCTTACCTGCTTCCTCCCGGAGCCGGAACCAAACCGTACGAGCAACTGCCCCCCGTGCGCTGGGACCGTGCGGACATGGATCTTCCGGGCCAGATCAAGGCCCTTGAAGATGAATTTCGCCGGGCGGACCGCACTCGCGACACCACGGATAAGCGCGAGCGGGCCATTGTTGTCAGTGTTTCGCAGGACCCCAAGTCCGTGCAGGAACGCTCCCTTGATGAACTGGAAGACCTTGCCGATACCGCAGGTCTGAAAGTGGAAGGACGTCTGGTGCAGCGTATCCGCAAGCTCAATCCTAAATTTATCATGGGTAAGGGGAAGCTGGCCGAGCTGGAAGTTATTGCCTTGCAGGCCGATGCGGAAGTGATCCTTTTTGACCAGGAACTTTCTGCCGCCCAGATGCGCAACCTCGCCAAGCTCACCGAACGCAAGGTTCTGGACCGTACCCAGCTTATT is a window of Desulfovibrio sp. JC010 DNA encoding:
- the hflX gene encoding GTPase HflX, with the protein product MKRINRLADRRYNDPNGFTNEQARELSFLSHEIGRQIGLLVNRQGKPEMILVGDPGSIYIPELPRARQSEGRLRGLRLLHTHISGENLSEEDLMDMVFLRLDSVTVVASDPYGEPDFVQYAYLLPPGAGTKPYEQLPPVRWDRADMDLPGQIKALEDEFRRADRTRDTTDKRERAIVVSVSQDPKSVQERSLDELEDLADTAGLKVEGRLVQRIRKLNPKFIMGKGKLAELEVIALQADAEVILFDQELSAAQMRNLAKLTERKVLDRTQLILDIFAQHATTRAGKLQVEMAQLKYTMPRLVGKNRAMSKLMGGIGGRGPGETKLEIDRRRIKDKLTKLGKELKKVSRQRGFTRERRARAGVPVVSLVGYTNAGKSTLLNTLTNSGVLAEDKLFATLDPTSRRIRFPREQELILTDTVGFIRQLPVELKEAFRATLEELEAADVLLHVCDSSHPEVGEQIAAVDNIVADMNLGDVTTILVLNKWDKLDEEQQELMRSTYPQGIPSSALNRRSLNVLVEEILNAIDRLGHQF